The Nostoc sp. 'Lobaria pulmonaria (5183) cyanobiont' genome window below encodes:
- a CDS encoding ATP-binding protein has translation MNNKIYLKVNTDLTTSPQVLSWFEQINQPPITDKQIWWQCQTLMMEGFTNIVEHAHKNLPIETPIEMEAVRLDEYIEIRIWSQGEPFDLEQQLCKTSEFEDNDQERGRGLKIMSAIADKLSYEPTEDNRYCLFINKYYKKDL, from the coding sequence GTGAATAATAAAATTTATCTCAAAGTCAACACAGACCTGACAACTTCACCTCAAGTTTTGTCTTGGTTCGAGCAGATAAATCAACCACCTATTACCGATAAACAAATTTGGTGGCAATGTCAAACTCTGATGATGGAAGGCTTTACTAATATTGTTGAACACGCACACAAAAATTTACCTATTGAAACTCCGATTGAGATGGAAGCTGTGCGGTTAGATGAATATATAGAAATTCGCATCTGGTCTCAAGGTGAACCATTTGACTTAGAACAGCAATTGTGCAAAACATCTGAATTTGAGGATAACGATCAAGAGCGCGGGCGGGGTTTAAAAATCATGTCCGCCATTGCCGACAAATTGAGTTATGAGCCGACAGAAGATAATCGTTACTGTTTATTTATTAACAAATATTACAAAAAAGACCTATGA